Genomic segment of Phormidium ambiguum IAM M-71:
CCCCTAAAAACGGAAAGGCGATACCTGCAAAGTTACTACCTCCACCTGTGCATCCCACAATAATATCTGGATAATCGCCTGCCATTTCTAACTGTGCTAATGCTTCGAGTCCAATCACCGTTTGATGTAATAAAACGTGATTGAGGACACTTCCTAAAGCATACTTAGTTTCCTCATCTTGAGCAGCTACTTCTACTGCTTCACTGATAGCAATACCCAAACTACCTGTACTGTTGGGGTGTTCTGCTAGGATGGCTCTCCCTGCTTGAGTTTCATCACTTGGACTGGCAACTACTCTGGCTCCGTAAGTCTCCATCAACGCTCGACGGTAGGGCTTTTGGTTGTAACTCACTTTCACCATGTAAACCAAAACTTCCAACCCAAACAATGCTCCCGCAAATGCTAGAGAAGAACCCCACTGTCCGGCTCCGGTTTCTGTGGTTAAACGCTTTACCCCTGCTTGTTTGTTGTAGTATGCCTGAGCAACGGCGGTATTTGGTTTGTGGCTTCCGGCTGGGCTGACTCCTTCGTACTTGTAGTAGATTTTGGCTGGCGTGTCGAGGGCTTTTTCCAGACGACGGGCGCGATATAGTGGTGTGGGTCGCCATTGTCGGTAGATGGAGTGCACTTCGTCAGGAATCTCAATCCAACGTTCTTGGCTGACTTCCTGTTCAATCAAACTCATGGGGAACAGGGGAGCCAAGTCATCAGGAGTAATGGGTTGTCCTGTACCTGGATGGAGAACGGGAGATAGTGGTGTGGGTAAGTCTGCTTGGATGTTGTACCAAGCTGTGGGCATTTGGTTTTCTGATAATAAGTATTTAATGGTTTCCATTTCCAATTCCTGAACAATTAGAAGTTTCTATTGTCCGCGATTGTTTCACTTTTGCAAAACTTTGACTTCAGATTGCAAAACGAAAATTTTACATCTATCTTTTTTTGGGCAGATTTTACTTTGATTGCTAGTTTTTGGTGAGGTTATAAAAAGTTTTCTGCCCTTTTAAAAAATCCTTTATTTTTATTACTATTACCTCTTAATCCGCGACGTAGCGCCACCCTTCGGGTTCATATTCGCGTTGAATGCGAATCATCCAATTACCTTGGGGAATAGCAATTTTTTCATGTTCTTCATGAGTGAGTAATGCTGTGGGTGATAATACTTTTAGGTACAGCGTTCCATTACGTTCATATAATTCCGCTTCCCCTTCGCTAATACGGTGTTTGTGCCCGGTGACTTCTCCTTCTGCTAGCGTTAGGTGAGGTAGTTGTTCTCCTTCAATCGATTGAGTAGGAATTAAAATTACGTCGCCTTGTCTGATTGGTTGCATGACAAATTTCCTCTTTTAAATATTTCTAAACTACATTTATCTTTTGTTCAATTCCAGGTTACGTCTCGACAGCAAAAGCTTCCGGGTCAATATCCCAGTTTACCCAGCCAATCGCTTCTCTTGCAGAAGTAAGATTAGGTGGTACGCGCAAAACGTGAATGTGTGCCGTACTCGGACAAGTCATTTTTAGCAAATGGATCGGTTCGATGTCGATGTTTGCATCTATCTTTAGTAAGGTGTATTCGCGGTAACGATCGATCGCACTCGCCCCCAACTCTTGCATAATGCGATAACACCCAATCTGTTGAATCAAAACTCGTCGAACTTCTACATTATCTTCTGTGAGTAACCATTCGGCTTTCCACTGACTAAAGTGTGTCCAATAGCGGCGCGGAAGGTTAATTCCAAAACAATGAACTCTCAGAATTGGATTTGGATGATTAGCTAAAGCAGATAAATCTTGAATCGGATTGTCGTCCAGATAGAGTTCTTTTAAAGAATGCAGTTGCCCAATCTCGGCTGGCAGACTTGTCAGCTGGTTGCTACTCAAATCGAGTGATGTCAAAGAATGCAGTTGTCCGATCTCGGCTGGCAGACTTGTCAGCTGGTTGTGGTACAGATCGAGCGATGTCAAAGAATGCAGTTGTCCGATCTCGGCTGGCAGATTTGTCAGCTGGTTGTAGTACAGATCGAGCGATGTCAAAGAATGCAGTTGTCCGATCTCGGCTGGCAGACTTGTCAGTTGGTTGTAGTACAGATCGAGCGATGTCAAAGAATGCAGTTGTCCGATCTCGGCTGGCAGATTTGTCAGGTGGTTGTCGTTCAGATCAAGTTCTGTTGCATCTAGGGAATTAAGAATTTGCTGTCGCACTTTTTCAATGTCTGACATCGTTTCTTCCTTTGCCTCTTGCAGATTGGGTAAGTTTTTGATATTGGCGATCGCATTCTCGATTCAAATTAGTTTGGGAGAAATGCGGGTTGTCCATCAAGCGATCGCATAATTTCCGAATTCGATCGTGTTTATCGGTAAGGCGATCGGCTCCCTCCACTATCAAAAAATTGATATACAATCGGAAAATTGAGCAAATATGTATACACTCTATGACTTCTCGATCTTCATATTCAACCAGAAACTTTCTCATCAAACTACAAACCCTGCCACCAGAGCAACAACAGCAAGTAGCTGATTTTGTGGAATTTCTCGCTCAAAAGTATAGCCATACTCCTCAACAAAAATCAGGTCGCGTGCTAGGCTTACACAAGGATATGGGTTGGATGAGCGAGGACTTTAATGCTCCCTTAGCAGACGAATTTTGGCTTGGGGAACTATGAATCTGCTATTAGACACGCACGTTTTTATCTGGCTGTCGCTCACTCCAGAGCGGCTTTCAGAACGAGTTACGGATTTGTTGATGGATGAAACGAACCTCTGGTTTTTGAGTCTTGTCAGTATCTGGGAAATGCAAATCAAACGACAACTGGGTAAGTTATCGCTCAATCTTCCACTTCCAGAACTGATTGCAAGTCAACAACAAACAAATGGTTTGCAGCTTCTTCCAATCGAGTTAAATCACATCTTTACCTTAGAAAATCTACCTCAATTTCATCGAGACCCTTTCGATCGATTGCTCATTGCTCAAGCAATCACTGAACAGATACCGCTCTTGAGCATTGATACAGTCTTTGACCATTACCCCGTCCAGCGACTTTGG
This window contains:
- a CDS encoding TrpB-like pyridoxal phosphate-dependent enzyme, with translation METIKYLLSENQMPTAWYNIQADLPTPLSPVLHPGTGQPITPDDLAPLFPMSLIEQEVSQERWIEIPDEVHSIYRQWRPTPLYRARRLEKALDTPAKIYYKYEGVSPAGSHKPNTAVAQAYYNKQAGVKRLTTETGAGQWGSSLAFAGALFGLEVLVYMVKVSYNQKPYRRALMETYGARVVASPSDETQAGRAILAEHPNSTGSLGIAISEAVEVAAQDEETKYALGSVLNHVLLHQTVIGLEALAQLEMAGDYPDIIVGCTGGGSNFAGIAFPFLGAKLRGERDVEIIAVEPAACPSLTRGKYAYDFGDTAHLTPLVKMHTLGSTFVPEGIHAGGLRYHGMAPLVSHVVNLGLAKPRSEYQLGCFAAGLTFARAEGILPAPEANHAVKAAVDEALKCKESGESKTILFNLCGHGHFDMQAYMDYQAGKLVDTEYSSEEVAMALAGLPVVG
- a CDS encoding type II toxin-antitoxin system VapC family toxin → MNLLLDTHVFIWLSLTPERLSERVTDLLMDETNLWFLSLVSIWEMQIKRQLGKLSLNLPLPELIASQQQTNGLQLLPIELNHIFTLENLPQFHRDPFDRLLIAQAITEQIPLLSIDTVFDHYPVQRLW
- a CDS encoding DUF2281 domain-containing protein — its product is MTSRSSYSTRNFLIKLQTLPPEQQQQVADFVEFLAQKYSHTPQQKSGRVLGLHKDMGWMSEDFNAPLADEFWLGEL
- a CDS encoding leucine-rich repeat domain-containing protein, which translates into the protein MSDIEKVRQQILNSLDATELDLNDNHLTNLPAEIGQLHSLTSLDLYYNQLTSLPAEIGQLHSLTSLDLYYNQLTNLPAEIGQLHSLTSLDLYHNQLTSLPAEIGQLHSLTSLDLSSNQLTSLPAEIGQLHSLKELYLDDNPIQDLSALANHPNPILRVHCFGINLPRRYWTHFSQWKAEWLLTEDNVEVRRVLIQQIGCYRIMQELGASAIDRYREYTLLKIDANIDIEPIHLLKMTCPSTAHIHVLRVPPNLTSAREAIGWVNWDIDPEAFAVET